The stretch of DNA ccagctcagctccactcgatgtggaggagcagcgattTCGCCCAAGCTGGAGCGAACAAACCACATTTTTcaggtcgagaaccatggcctcagacttgaAAGAGTTGATTCTCATTCCACCTGCTTCCCACTCAGCTGCAAAACGCCCCAGTGCATGCTGGAGggcctggcctgatgaagccaagaggacatctgcaaaaagcagagacgcaatcctgtggtccccaaaccagacccctcAAGTCCCTGGCTGCGcatagaaattctgtccataaaaataatgaacagaaccagttaaaaagggcagccctgccgaagtccaacatgcaccgggaacaggtctgagtTGCTGccggcaatgcgaaccaagctcctgttCTGGTTGTAAAGAGACCAGCACTCCCCAACAGAATTCTACAAGGGACGTGGTCGAATACCTTCTATCAGGCCACAAAACAGATGTAGTCTGGTTGAGCAAGCTCCCACAAACCCGCGAGCACTCTGGTGAGGGTATAGAGCTAGTTCATTCCAACATTCCAAGACCAGGTCAAAAACCACATTTatcctcctgtatctgaggttcgactatcggccgaattctcctctccagtaccctggcatagactttcccagggaggctgagaagtctcatcacactctcctgtccccaaGAGGAACAACCTCCCTGATTGTCCAGTTGATGTCcgcgcgatgttgcagaggcgtgttaCTTAGGACAGCCCCACAACTttgacttgaggtactcagggtGGATCTCATGCAACCCTGCTACCCTGCCACCAATGAGCTTGCGAACTACCTCaatgacctcagcctgggtgatgggccaAGCCCACCTCTGAGagccctgcctctgcttcctcatcagAAAGTGTGTCGGAGGGATTGAAGAAATACTTCTTCTACCATCTAATAACATGCTCAGTCGAGGTAAACATTTCACTACATCCACTTAAAACAGAGTTGGTGGAAaaccgcttcctcctcctgagaTGTCGAATGGTTTTctagaatctctttgaggctgaATAATAATCCTCGTCCATGGCCTTCCTAAACTCTTCCCAGGCCcaagtttttgcctccacaacagcacgggctgcagcatgtttggctcgtcggtacccatcagctgcctcaggagtcccacaggtcaaccagagctgataggactccttcttcagcttgatagtgtcccttacctccggcgtccaccaccaaTTTTGGGGATTGCCACCATGTCAGGCACCAGAGACCTTGCTTCCACAGCTCCAAACAACCATGTTGACAatggagatggagaacatggtccactcagactcctGTAGCCTCCCTCAGAATCTTGTAAAAGCTCTCCTGAAGCTGTGAGTTAAAGATCcttctgacagagggttcagccagacgttcccaacagaccctcacgatgcgtttgggcctgccaagtagTTCTAGCCTTCTTCCCTTCCAGTGGATCCTACTTACCACCAAGTGGTGATCAGTttacagctcagcccctctcttaaCCCGATTGTCCAAAACATGGCTGAAGGTCAGGTGACACGACTACAAAGTTTATCATCGACCTtgggcctagggtgtcctggtgcgcTGATGGATAcccttatgttcaaacatggtgttagttatggccagtgtgtgcctagcacagaagtccaataacataacaccactcGGGTTCAGATCGGGGAGGCCGTTTCTCCCAATCACACCTTTCCAAATGTCTCTGTCATTGCCCACCTGTGCGTTGAAATCCCCCAACAGAACGATGGTATCCCCAGagtgctttccaacactccctccagaaaccccaagaaggccgggtagtCCACATTGCCATTCGGTTTAtaggcacaaacaacagtgagtgacctattcCCAACCCAAAGGCACAGGAAAGCGACCCTCTTGTCTACCAGGGAAAATGGCGTCTGAGCAATAAGCAAGCCCACATCAGCCCTTTGCCTCTCACTTTGGGAAACTCCAAAGTAGAAGAGAGTCCAGCCCCTTTCAAgcagttgggttccagagcccaggctgtgcgtggaggtgagcccgactatttctagccagtactgctcaacctcctgcacaagctcaagCTCGTCCCCCTGTCCCCCAGTGATGTAACATTCCATGTTCAGATAGCCAGATTAGTTTTCCTGAGATTGAGTCACCGAACTTGACCAAAGTCaggttattgatcatcaaagttggcTATAAGACCCAAACGCTATttcagtatgacatggtagtattgaatactaataaatccgaAACTATATGGCGGTGGCCCGGCACCGACTACGCCTGCcttggttcctggtggcctggCACCAACCATGTCTGCTTCGGTTCCCGGTGGTCCGGCTCCAACCACATCTGCctccgttcctggtggttcggCGCTGACCACGTCTGCCCCAGTTTCGGATAACCCAGTGACGTCTATGTCTGccctggctccacgtctgggttcGTCTCTGGTGCTGGCTCCTGTGTCTCGTCTGTCTTCCTCCCTGACTTGTctcttgtctctggttctggttccatgTCGATCCTCGTCTCAGGCTCCAGTGCCTCGCCTGGCTCCGGTTCCTCGTCAccctttgtctctggttctggctccggcACCACATTTGTTCtagtctctggttctggttccatgTCTAtccttgtctctggttctcTCATCTCGTCCGTCTGACTAGTGGCCTCGTCCTTGGCGCAGCCTGCCGCAGGGGTGGTGCTGCCTCCTGCATCGTCGTCCACCTCAGCGGTCCTGCCTCTGGGGCGGCTCTCTGCCTGGAGTACGCCGTCTTCTGCCACAGTGATGGCGCGGCCTTTGCTGTCGCTGGCCGCCTTGGCCCCTCGGCCTCCTGGAACGTCGCTCGCCTGGAGAACGTTGCCACTCGTGTCAGGCCGTTGGAGTCTCTTGCTTAGATGTGGGCTCCTTGGACTGTAATTTTGCCCTTGGGCACTAAGAGTGCTGTTCTGACCCAGCGACTGCTGGGGGGTTTGTTATTGTGCCCTTCTCCAGTCCGCCCTCTGCCCGCCCTGTTGGTGTTATGTGCCATGTTTGcttggtgttgtttttttttctgccttttggTCTCTGCCAGATAGTTTGTTCAAGCACCCAGGTTGTCAGCCTTCCAACGATATCTAGTAAGTCAATGGttttttgactcgtgcctgtaTTCTGACCGTGtttttgccttgtccctgcctgtacctttgctaGACTTTGTGATTACTGTTTTTTGACGATTGCCTGCTTGACTCACGTTTTCGCATGTATGTGTTCAACTGGTAAGATCCAGCCAAGGCGTAAAGGTTCAGAGGTTGTTTTACTATAGAACTTTGATCCATCTTTGTTTGTCGTGGTCATTTTAACAGGAGAACATGTTAAAACTGAGGTAAGGTATCCAGACCTACTGTACTTCCTGTAAGCCCTGTTTCAACCAGAGCTACATGAATCAGTCAACTGGACTCAAACACTGTTTTCCTTGCACACATTGTGATGGTGGTTCAAGCAaaaagtttagttttagttttcaaATTACCAGATCTCTATACACAACTATTTTTAATCACAAAATTGAGAGATCATTTTTCACATACATTTTAGCAACAACACCTTGTTGCTGCACTGTAATGTTTGTGTCTTCACAGGTTCTGGTCTGAAGACAAAGGCGTCGTGTTCAGCAACATCAGACACAGTTTGTGAACCACTGGAGGGATTTTACTGTGTGGAGTTTTCAGATAAGGACTGTGAAGCAGCAAGGaaacacagaagctgtgaaCCAGGACAGTGTATCAGCAAAGAAGTTTGGTTTAGCCATTGTTCACTGGGCAGGACACAGTACGTTAATGCAGATATTTGTTAATGGTGCTGTTATAATACATCTACTGAACCTGTTTTAACTGTGTCTGATTAGGAATAGCGTGCCTGGAGTCTGCAGGCTCATGGTAAGACTCTATGGTATCCTCTGCTGCCCACGTGGGCACGTTTTCTACTTCCTACTGTTTTTGCAtcttgttgtttcttttttcctgttcGGGCCATTGGCCATCACTGTTTGATAAATGAAGCAGATCTTACTCAGTGTCTCTATAACTTTGCTTCCGCCAAACTGTAACAGATTCTGTCCTTTCCACCGGAAACTAGAGGGAGTTGTGTTTCCAATGACACTAAGCTCAATAATTCAGCTCTGactcattttcatttattatgcACCAAACGAGCTTGGTTGACACCCACAAGTGTCAGAGACCAACACTGATCCTCTGTCACTGGGCCGATGTACAGACTTGTCTTTGTAGTGATGGCTGCTCAAAAACAAGACAATCATTGTcacaaaacagcacaaaataaaaaagcctaACAAGTGGACGGATGGGGATGCACGTTTGTACTGCAGAAAAGAGCAGCTGCCTGTCATGagacttttaattaaaaaatgtgcCAGCTGTTAACGGAGAAATCAGCTTTTTTGTCTGTTAACCAGGTAATGTGTCATTTTTACCACAGTAAATGCTTCTTGTGATCGTATCATTAAATCCAGTGTAGTTTGATTTCATGGATTCAGCCTTCATCAGAACATCTGGTTCATTACAGGCTATCATTTATTTGAACTTTTCATAATTTGTCACAGGTTATTGTTGATGCTGTTGTTTCCACTGTGGCTTTTATTAATTTGTAACACATGGAAAAACTACTTGTATAAAATGTGCAGACAGTCATGTAGTGATCTACtctgtgtggttgtggttgttatGCTTCATGCCCAGAGCAGTTGGAGTCAATTTCACTAAATAAAGGCAGATATAAAAGTGAAACAAAGCAGTTCTAAATCATTGTGAAATAAAATCTTAATCTCAAATCTGCCTTTTTTTGCATAAAGGTCACAGTTGTCCACGTTCTCTTTCCCAcagtttctgtctgtttccagtTCCTTTTCCAGCTCAACTCCACCCAAACTGTCAACCTGCTCCTAACTATGACTTCCAGCAGAAGATACTGGACGGTTGCATCTCTCCTGGTAAAATACTTTATTGGCCTAAATAAACCTAAAGTCCTCTTTTCATAATTGTGTCTTAAAATTGAGTCTTTCAGGTCTGAATTCGTTGGCGTCTAAGCTTCAACCAGACTTTATTCAAACCATTTTTCTGCTCGTAGATGTTGTTGACCAACGTCTTCAGTGGACACCCATCAACATGTCGACCAGATGAGTATCCGATAGAAAACAGATGCTGTCGTATGTGTTCACCTGGTAAGATCCAGCCAAGGCGTAAAGGTTCAGAGGTAGTTTTACTATAGAACTTTGATCCATGTCTGTTTGTCGTTGTCGTTTTAACAGGAGAACACGTTAAAACTGACTGTAAGGTATCCAGACCTACTTCCTGTAGGCCCTGTTCCAACCAGAGCTACATGAATCAGTCAACTGGACTCAAACACTGTTTTCCTTGCACACATTGTGATGAAGGTACAAGCAAAAAGTTTAGTTTTAGATTTCAAATTACCAGATCTCTATAAGACAAAACTGTTTTTAATCACAAAATTGATCACAAAATCATTTTTCACATACATTTTAGCACCAAAACCTTGTTGCTGCACTGTAATGTTTGTGTCTTCACAGGTTCTGGTCTGAAGACAAAGGCGTCGTGTTCACCAACATCAGACACAGTTTGTGAACCACTGGAGGGATTTTACTGTGTGGAGTTTTCAGATAATGACTGTGAAGCAGCAAAGAAGTGCTCTGACTGCAGCACTGGAACCTTCTCAAATGGATCATTTACTTCCTGTcgaccacacacacagtaagtgaAGCTTCACATCAGCCACGTTCACATCTGGTTtataacagcagcagaaaattCATGAATCCTACAAATGTACAAAACCTCTCTCTCATTTCAGAGGTAACACCGAAAATCGTCAGTTGGTAAAAGCAGGAACAGCTTCCACTGATGCCGAGTGTGAAGAACATGCTGATGCCAACGAATCACAGCTGAAATTAACCTTGATCCTCGTCACCTCAGTGGCTGTTTTAAGTGCCTTAGCACTATGTGCAGTCTGCGCTGTCATATGGACGAGGTAACGTTTCCATATAAACATATGCTGGTCTTCATTCAATTTGCTGATGCTTCATATTCATTATGAGTTGGTTGTGTTTTCTTCCATATTTATCCAAAACGAAACGTCATGAAGAAAGCAACAAACACCGCAATGTAAACTAAAAAGTAAGTCCTCAGTGTGTTTTCCACGTCCTGATGTTTTCAGCTCAATCAGCTGTTGCCTCATTTTTactcctgcttctctcctcaGAA from Betta splendens chromosome 7, fBetSpl5.4, whole genome shotgun sequence encodes:
- the LOC114859350 gene encoding tumor necrosis factor receptor superfamily member 14-like isoform X2 yields the protein MTSSRRYWTVASLLMLLTNVFSGHPSTCRPDEYPIENRCCRMCSPGEHVKTDCKVSRPTSCRPCSNQSYMNQSTGLKHCFPCTHCDEGSGLKTKASCSPTSDTVCEPLEGFYCVEFSDNDCEAAKKCSDCSTGTFSNGSFTSCRPHTQGNTENRQLVKAGTASTDAECEEHADANESQLKLTLILVTSVAVLSALALCAVCAVIWTRKQQTPQCKLKK
- the LOC114859350 gene encoding tumor necrosis factor receptor superfamily member 14-like isoform X1; amino-acid sequence: MCQLLTEKSAFLSVNQFLFQLNSTQTVNLLLTMTSSRRYWTVASLLMLLTNVFSGHPSTCRPDEYPIENRCCRMCSPGEHVKTDCKVSRPTSCRPCSNQSYMNQSTGLKHCFPCTHCDEGSGLKTKASCSPTSDTVCEPLEGFYCVEFSDNDCEAAKKCSDCSTGTFSNGSFTSCRPHTQGNTENRQLVKAGTASTDAECEEHADANESQLKLTLILVTSVAVLSALALCAVCAVIWTRKQQTPQCKLKK